The Echinicola rosea genome has a segment encoding these proteins:
- a CDS encoding class I SAM-dependent methyltransferase, giving the protein MYIPSRFLICPTCGHFLDGHHPIEASHITCEKCKTKYPLIEGRVPFLFDRPDKVIRQFHGYYRNYVDHEKKHESKVEQFGVDFPERRSFYQLLAKGLRKNRSLVEQVLQSLQAHLPEKSIDEEPLDKMAYTTDLSYLMRDWSGEKAHEEEVLKTAKSILEMLGPYYDSHPSVLVLGAGMGRIAVELGEQFREVVALDNSPTMAYCFNHLMKGSLSFYDIQLKRTFHQSEMVKEIKASIKDRNDDLIMTAQRIHYLLGNALNMPLKDGSMDIVVSAYFTDVFPLDLLLEEVDRVLRPGGLFLHFGPLEYHFSDESAMYAADEFRPIFAKYGFDWITETTLENTNFCRPSSMLQQSYKNWQFLAQKRMVTDKGSMQKNPCLCLADAITYKVEGPLGKHHDPSIILYGGREPLTITPVLLEILKLMSNPIRLEQLLADFFHLFEITKEETETRKMVVKSLEELMEKGIVKAQESSL; this is encoded by the coding sequence ATGTACATTCCATCGCGCTTTTTGATTTGTCCCACATGCGGCCATTTTTTGGATGGCCATCACCCTATAGAGGCTTCCCATATTACATGTGAAAAATGTAAGACGAAATACCCGCTGATCGAAGGAAGAGTCCCCTTTTTGTTCGATCGTCCTGACAAAGTCATCCGCCAGTTCCACGGCTATTACCGGAATTATGTCGATCATGAAAAAAAGCATGAGTCAAAAGTGGAGCAATTTGGTGTCGACTTTCCGGAACGCCGCTCCTTTTACCAACTGTTGGCAAAAGGACTCAGAAAGAACCGCAGTCTGGTCGAGCAGGTACTTCAAAGCCTACAGGCTCATTTACCGGAAAAATCGATTGATGAAGAACCGCTTGATAAAATGGCCTATACCACAGACCTCAGTTATTTGATGAGGGATTGGTCCGGAGAAAAGGCTCATGAAGAAGAGGTACTGAAAACTGCAAAGAGCATATTAGAAATGTTGGGTCCCTACTACGATTCCCATCCAAGCGTATTGGTGTTGGGAGCAGGGATGGGACGTATTGCTGTAGAACTTGGCGAACAGTTCAGGGAGGTAGTGGCACTGGACAATTCCCCGACCATGGCCTACTGCTTCAACCACTTGATGAAGGGTTCCCTCAGTTTTTATGATATCCAACTCAAAAGGACTTTTCACCAATCAGAAATGGTCAAGGAGATTAAGGCTTCCATAAAGGACAGGAATGACGATTTGATTATGACTGCCCAGAGAATCCATTATTTATTGGGCAACGCCCTGAACATGCCCCTAAAAGACGGTTCGATGGACATAGTGGTGTCGGCATACTTTACCGATGTGTTTCCGCTGGATCTGCTTTTGGAGGAAGTGGACAGGGTGCTCAGACCCGGTGGGCTATTCCTGCACTTTGGACCCTTGGAATACCATTTTTCCGATGAATCTGCCATGTATGCAGCCGATGAGTTCAGGCCAATTTTTGCGAAATATGGTTTCGATTGGATTACCGAAACCACCTTGGAAAACACCAATTTTTGCCGCCCATCTTCCATGCTTCAGCAAAGCTATAAGAATTGGCAGTTTCTGGCGCAAAAGAGGATGGTGACAGATAAGGGCAGCATGCAAAAAAATCCATGCCTTTGCCTTGCCGATGCGATCACCTATAAGGTCGAAGGGCCCTTGGGCAAACACCATGACCCCTCCATCATCCTCTATGGAGGGAGAGAGCCTTTAACAATTACCCCTGTCTTACTTGAAATACTCAAACTTATGAGTAACCCCATTAGGCTGGAGCAACTCTTGGCCGACTTTTTCCATCTTTTTGAGATTACCAAGGAAGAAACCGAAACCCGGAAAATGGTTGTCAAATCTTTGGAGGAATTGATGGAAAAGGGAATAGTCAAAGCTCAAGAAAGCTCTCTTTAA
- a CDS encoding TonB-dependent receptor produces MRFFFTHLLLFLPFFVWGQKASIEGEIFDADKSPLPSITIKLDGTAFGTSTDNAGNFSISDIPEGSYVIVASGVGYEVKSASLTIQSGKTTYIQLQLNEGETALEEVVVEALSLPRESQSVTRTSTPLIEVPQQVQVVDRATIEDQQLFTMDQALKNVAGINVSGSNGAMNIRGFGTNASNTLINGMKGTPYPAGVMPLLANVESVEVIHGPSAVLYGEGSLGGRINLVTKQPKKETHANVSIGGGNYGLFRAMGDVTGKLNPSESLYFLVGAAYQTGGRVTDNFDNENFQLYGSLKWEASDKTNLQLNANFNLDRATSNWAPEIPVLDGLPVFSLPDEFNFQAEDAFYDGNSYQLQLLADHELNANWKANLLFGISQSKAERNQYGLSWTFDQETGDLGRDYTEQEVVSPTTTVNPYVEGKFNIGRIKNKLAAGVDLTLSRSNYPNGIKYFSSLPLNIYAPDYSSGKTGDYLGYSSRTEKFTYNTVGVYLQDQLTLSKKLKALFGIRYTNYYMRYFADDDQGNALYDEQPENTEAITPSLGLVYQAREHTSFYVDYSKGFVPQYSNERKFGGPFDPEITHQYELGYKGEYAKNRLHTTLAVYHITKQNVLVYYDDPELPDGYGYRPLEEVQSKGIEVGVSGYLTDRLYLIANYSFNNTEVSESNTPENEGNTFYNSPENLANGWVKYALLKGEGITSTIGMGVNYVDERTTYFGDLPDYTVADAMLSIGFKRYKLQLNVNNLFDEQYAISGGYVDYLPGMGRNFLLTAKWSY; encoded by the coding sequence ATGAGATTCTTTTTTACACATTTGCTTTTGTTTCTTCCATTCTTTGTTTGGGGACAAAAAGCCTCCATTGAGGGGGAAATTTTTGACGCGGACAAAAGTCCGCTCCCTTCCATTACCATAAAACTCGATGGCACCGCTTTTGGGACATCCACTGATAATGCAGGTAACTTCAGTATTTCCGACATTCCTGAAGGTTCGTATGTCATCGTGGCCTCCGGTGTCGGTTATGAAGTAAAGTCTGCATCACTTACCATTCAATCGGGAAAGACAACCTATATACAATTACAGCTGAACGAAGGGGAAACGGCATTGGAGGAAGTAGTGGTAGAGGCACTGTCACTGCCCCGTGAAAGCCAATCGGTAACCAGGACCAGTACACCATTGATCGAAGTGCCCCAACAGGTTCAAGTAGTGGACAGGGCCACCATCGAAGACCAACAGCTCTTTACCATGGACCAGGCCCTGAAAAATGTGGCCGGAATAAATGTCTCGGGTTCCAATGGGGCCATGAACATCAGGGGCTTTGGCACCAATGCCAGCAATACCCTGATCAATGGAATGAAGGGCACACCCTACCCGGCCGGTGTCATGCCGCTATTGGCCAATGTGGAATCGGTGGAAGTCATCCACGGCCCCTCTGCGGTACTGTATGGTGAAGGTTCCCTTGGCGGACGCATCAACCTGGTAACAAAACAGCCCAAGAAGGAAACACATGCCAATGTATCCATTGGTGGTGGCAACTATGGCCTGTTCAGGGCCATGGGTGATGTCACAGGGAAACTGAACCCTTCCGAATCCCTATACTTTCTGGTGGGTGCCGCCTATCAAACAGGGGGAAGGGTCACCGATAATTTCGACAATGAGAATTTCCAACTTTACGGCAGTCTGAAATGGGAAGCCTCCGATAAAACCAATTTGCAACTGAATGCCAATTTCAACCTGGACCGTGCCACGAGCAACTGGGCCCCTGAAATCCCTGTCCTGGATGGATTACCGGTATTCTCCTTGCCCGATGAATTTAATTTTCAAGCCGAGGATGCCTTTTATGATGGAAACAGCTACCAGCTCCAATTGCTTGCAGACCACGAACTGAATGCTAATTGGAAGGCCAATCTTCTGTTTGGTATCAGCCAAAGCAAGGCAGAACGGAACCAATATGGACTTTCCTGGACCTTCGATCAGGAGACCGGTGACCTTGGCCGTGACTATACAGAGCAGGAAGTGGTTTCTCCCACCACCACGGTCAACCCCTATGTGGAAGGTAAGTTCAATATCGGCAGGATAAAGAACAAGCTGGCAGCAGGTGTCGACCTTACCTTGTCCAGAAGCAACTATCCCAATGGCATAAAATATTTCAGTTCACTTCCGCTCAACATCTATGCCCCGGACTATTCTTCCGGAAAAACAGGGGACTACCTCGGCTACAGTAGCCGCACGGAAAAATTCACCTACAATACCGTAGGGGTCTATCTTCAGGACCAGTTGACGCTTTCCAAAAAGCTCAAGGCCCTTTTTGGGATCAGGTACACCAATTATTACATGAGGTATTTTGCCGACGATGACCAGGGGAATGCACTTTACGATGAACAGCCCGAAAATACCGAGGCCATCACCCCAAGTCTTGGATTGGTATACCAAGCAAGGGAACACACTTCCTTTTATGTGGATTACAGCAAGGGATTTGTGCCCCAGTACAGCAATGAACGGAAGTTTGGTGGACCATTTGATCCGGAAATAACCCACCAGTACGAACTGGGATACAAAGGGGAATATGCCAAAAACAGGCTGCATACCACCTTGGCCGTTTACCACATCACCAAACAGAATGTGCTGGTGTACTATGACGACCCGGAGCTGCCCGACGGATATGGCTACCGGCCACTTGAAGAAGTACAGAGCAAGGGCATCGAAGTGGGCGTCTCCGGTTACCTGACAGACCGTCTGTACTTGATAGCCAACTACAGTTTCAACAACACAGAAGTATCGGAAAGCAACACCCCGGAGAACGAGGGAAATACCTTTTACAATTCTCCCGAAAACCTGGCCAATGGCTGGGTAAAATACGCCCTGCTCAAAGGGGAAGGGATTACATCCACCATCGGGATGGGAGTAAATTATGTAGACGAACGAACCACCTATTTTGGGGACCTTCCGGATTATACCGTGGCAGACGCCATGTTGAGCATCGGGTTTAAGCGATATAAGCTTCAACTTAACGTCAACAACCTTTTTGATGAACAGTATGCCATCAGCGGTGGATATGTTGATTATTTGCCAGGAATGGGAAGGAACTTCCTGCTTACGGCGAAGTGGTCCTATTGA
- a CDS encoding ABC transporter ATP-binding protein — protein MIQLDKVTKTFGNKTALDSLSINLPKGEIYGLLGSNGAGKSTTLSLLLGFIRPDHGSVRLDGMDPFDRPSRTRKSIGYIAENVSLYPYLSGLENLDYFCRIAGLRYPKSKLSATLSECGLPSTSHDLPLSGYSKGMRQKVGIAIAYAKNATVYLLDEPASGLDPAANLELSQLLQKLARQGATILIASHDLLWAKETCDQLGILRDGKLMGEYAALETSIGKLEKTYLDFMKQPDVPYAGDHKK, from the coding sequence ATGATCCAACTTGATAAGGTCACCAAAACATTTGGGAACAAAACTGCGCTGGACAGCCTGAGCATAAACCTGCCAAAAGGGGAAATTTATGGTCTATTGGGGAGCAATGGAGCGGGTAAGTCCACCACGCTATCCCTTCTGCTCGGGTTTATCCGCCCTGACCACGGGTCGGTAAGGCTCGATGGGATGGATCCCTTTGATCGCCCATCCAGAACCCGGAAAAGCATTGGGTATATCGCTGAGAATGTCAGTCTATATCCCTACCTCTCCGGTCTGGAAAACCTTGATTATTTCTGCCGGATCGCCGGACTCCGATACCCCAAATCCAAACTCAGCGCCACCCTTTCGGAATGTGGGCTTCCCTCCACCTCCCATGACCTCCCACTGTCCGGCTACTCCAAGGGAATGCGCCAAAAGGTGGGCATTGCCATTGCCTATGCCAAGAACGCTACCGTTTACCTGTTGGACGAGCCTGCAAGTGGGCTTGATCCCGCCGCCAATTTGGAACTGTCCCAATTGCTCCAAAAACTGGCAAGACAAGGTGCTACCATACTGATAGCCTCCCACGACCTGCTTTGGGCAAAGGAAACCTGTGACCAGTTGGGTATTTTGCGGGACGGCAAACTTATGGGAGAGTATGCGGCACTGGAAACCAGTATCGGGAAACTGGAAAAAACCTATTTGGATTTTATGAAACAACCTGATGTACCCTATGCTGGAGATCATAAAAAATGA
- a CDS encoding DUF3526 domain-containing protein, whose amino-acid sequence MLEIIKNEWKGLLRNRLILLLFAFCMAVTVWVTLLGQWAADHKDRLHEHATAHMREQWDGMGDSNPHNAVHFGTYAFKPYGFLSSIDEGVQAVTGNVIRLEGHVQNEMAYSDASRSLAVSHFGKLKPALLLQYLVPLLLIFTAFSSISGEREAGRLRLLLVQGLSLPKIIFAKAIAIASLGWLLLTLMLAVFLMEQGPSMEQDEILRIVLLSISYSIFYAVLVLLTVCLSAWSKRSSASLSTIMALWVVWVICLPIVAGGISDELHPLPSRRTFKTAMEKDRHQGIDGHNPSGERRKAFTDSLLVAYGVDEASQLPINADGLIMQADEEYGNRVWDKHFGNNRSILEKQKKVRRLIAVLDPFMSLQHLSMAFCGNDLYHSQDFQVQAETYRRDIIKTMNEKHAYGGSKTGDWSWKASESFFQSIPEFAYDRPRITSVIDQYLIDMFNLLSWTILLVVLTVLYGPKLKFE is encoded by the coding sequence ATGCTGGAGATCATAAAAAATGAATGGAAGGGCCTGCTCAGGAATCGGCTCATATTATTGTTGTTCGCTTTCTGCATGGCCGTTACGGTTTGGGTTACCCTCCTCGGACAATGGGCCGCCGATCATAAAGACCGGCTGCATGAACATGCAACAGCACATATGCGGGAGCAATGGGACGGCATGGGGGACAGCAATCCACACAATGCTGTCCACTTTGGCACGTATGCATTCAAGCCTTATGGCTTTCTTTCCAGTATCGATGAGGGCGTACAGGCAGTAACGGGCAATGTGATCAGACTGGAGGGACATGTCCAGAACGAAATGGCCTATTCTGACGCTTCCAGGTCCCTTGCGGTATCCCACTTTGGGAAGTTGAAACCTGCCCTGTTATTGCAATACCTTGTTCCGCTGCTGCTTATTTTCACGGCGTTCTCCTCTATAAGTGGGGAACGGGAGGCCGGTAGGCTCCGGTTGCTATTGGTTCAGGGACTCTCCCTGCCAAAAATCATTTTTGCAAAAGCCATTGCCATCGCTTCGCTCGGCTGGCTTTTGCTTACCTTGATGTTGGCCGTTTTCCTAATGGAACAGGGACCTTCCATGGAGCAGGACGAGATCCTCAGAATAGTCCTTTTGTCCATTTCCTATTCGATTTTTTACGCTGTCCTGGTGCTGCTCACCGTGTGTCTCTCGGCATGGTCCAAACGTTCTTCGGCTTCCCTTTCGACCATCATGGCACTTTGGGTGGTTTGGGTGATATGTTTGCCGATTGTTGCCGGGGGCATTTCCGATGAGCTACATCCCCTGCCCAGTCGCCGCACCTTCAAAACCGCCATGGAAAAGGACAGGCACCAGGGCATAGACGGGCATAATCCTTCAGGGGAGCGCAGAAAAGCCTTTACGGATAGTCTGTTGGTCGCTTACGGGGTAGATGAAGCCAGCCAACTTCCCATCAATGCAGACGGGCTCATCATGCAGGCCGATGAGGAATATGGGAACAGGGTCTGGGACAAACACTTTGGGAACAACCGCTCCATTTTGGAAAAGCAGAAGAAGGTCCGGCGACTGATCGCCGTTTTGGATCCTTTCATGTCCCTTCAGCACCTCAGCATGGCCTTTTGTGGAAATGACCTTTACCATTCGCAGGATTTCCAGGTCCAGGCCGAAACCTACCGGAGGGACATTATCAAAACCATGAACGAAAAACATGCTTATGGGGGATCCAAAACCGGGGACTGGAGTTGGAAAGCATCGGAATCATTCTTCCAGTCCATCCCGGAATTTGCCTATGACCGCCCAAGGATCACCTCGGTCATCGACCAATACCTCATCGACATGTTCAACTTGTTATCCTGGACAATTTTGCTCGTGGTACTGACGGTCCTGTATGGTCCCAAATTGAAATTTGAATAA
- a CDS encoding DUF3526 domain-containing protein — protein MKAAFLFEWKHWWRTRAKVGAIFMFLSLCVYSMYTGKSQYNKQVHEIDEILADQEEELEKVASWMENENKGPEGNAYIDVTTPLWAIWHTPSWIVKKPSPMMVYSIGQTESFGYYKKVTEWSTIYDNDLVQELSNPEKLTSSTLDFGFVVIYLAPLLMIILLYNIKGYEQDSNMLGLLRVQLHSIGQWLVGRILYYYLMVMGGIFFSMAIFGIITTVLPSNAMDFMAYFITVAVYLLIWTILLSLVLVLNTGSTLKAVIMSAIWLVLTILIPGSVHQSMAIAYPSSYMTAFLDAKRNGTNELYGLYGLSQDSLREVMLDPKLELHGTASARDSLIGEDLISNALPYLANLKTRNAAADIEQENYARNRYIRSRYFFNPVTFFQNRLNAICQTDYYAYRAFRDRIQEVIDRRSATRAMDVWNKIEVDKERLNFYNTHFNLLDKRVDDEEL, from the coding sequence ATGAAAGCAGCTTTTTTATTTGAATGGAAACATTGGTGGAGAACGCGGGCCAAGGTCGGTGCCATTTTCATGTTCCTGTCACTTTGCGTTTACTCCATGTACACTGGCAAAAGCCAATACAACAAGCAGGTGCATGAGATAGACGAAATTCTCGCGGATCAGGAAGAGGAACTGGAAAAAGTGGCCTCATGGATGGAAAACGAAAATAAAGGACCCGAGGGCAATGCCTATATAGATGTCACCACCCCCCTTTGGGCCATTTGGCATACTCCCTCGTGGATCGTAAAGAAACCCTCGCCAATGATGGTGTACAGCATTGGGCAAACAGAAAGTTTCGGGTATTATAAAAAGGTTACCGAATGGTCCACCATTTACGACAATGACCTTGTACAAGAGCTTTCCAACCCCGAAAAGCTGACCTCAAGCACCTTGGATTTCGGATTTGTCGTGATCTATCTCGCGCCACTGCTCATGATCATCCTTCTCTATAACATCAAAGGTTATGAGCAGGATTCCAACATGCTGGGACTATTGAGGGTTCAGCTGCATTCCATCGGCCAATGGTTGGTTGGCCGGATCCTCTATTATTACCTAATGGTGATGGGGGGCATATTTTTTTCAATGGCAATATTTGGCATAATAACTACCGTCCTCCCATCAAACGCCATGGATTTCATGGCCTATTTCATTACCGTTGCCGTTTACCTTTTGATATGGACAATACTGCTTTCCTTGGTTTTGGTATTGAATACCGGCAGCACGCTGAAGGCAGTAATAATGTCTGCCATATGGTTGGTGTTGACCATCTTGATCCCTGGGTCGGTGCATCAATCCATGGCCATTGCTTATCCTTCCAGCTATATGACCGCATTCCTGGATGCCAAAAGAAATGGGACCAATGAGCTTTACGGCCTGTACGGCCTTTCCCAAGATTCCCTTAGAGAAGTTATGTTGGATCCAAAGCTGGAATTGCACGGTACGGCATCTGCCCGGGACAGCCTCATTGGGGAAGACCTGATCAGCAATGCATTGCCCTACTTGGCAAACCTTAAAACCCGCAATGCGGCCGCCGATATTGAACAAGAAAATTATGCAAGGAACCGGTACATACGGTCCCGATATTTCTTCAACCCGGTAACTTTTTTCCAAAACCGCCTGAATGCCATCTGCCAAACCGATTATTATGCCTATAGGGCGTTTCGGGACCGGATTCAAGAAGTGATCGACCGGCGCTCAGCCACCAGGGCAATGGATGTCTGGAACAAGATCGAGGTGGACAAAGAAAGGCTTAATTTCTATAACACACATTTTAACCTGTTGGACAAAAGAGTGGATGATGAAGAACTCTAA
- a CDS encoding JAB domain-containing protein: MDHSALLVITIVADSFKICFHSEFKTPLLCALCKALHKAHNHPSGTLCHSDQDNRLSVKMIKAGKLFELQVMYHIILIAETHYSYANREGL, translated from the coding sequence ATGGATCATTCCGCCTTATTGGTGATTACTATTGTAGCTGATTCCTTCAAGATATGTTTCCATTCGGAATTTAAAACACCCTTACTATGTGCTTTATGTAAAGCTTTACATAAAGCACATAATCATCCTTCCGGAACCCTTTGCCACAGCGATCAGGACAACCGCCTGTCCGTGAAAATGATCAAGGCAGGAAAGCTATTTGAGCTTCAGGTAATGTACCATATTATCCTGATCGCGGAAACCCATTATTCCTATGCGAATAGGGAAGGGCTGTAG
- a CDS encoding ArdC family protein: MKRQRKNSRKDVYAIVNERIMASLEKGIVPWKQPWSVMGLPKNFHSGKVYKGINLWLLLSCNHAYPYYLTFKQAERLGAKIRKGAKSVPVVYWNVVYRHKETGKKLSEEEARKLPKGLVDRRAFLKYYNVFNIEDTEGVEWEMSDVEKKEPFQAIKACEELLENVPDLPEIRHGEAQAYYHPAKDYINMPKKELFRSERHYYQTLYHEAVHGTGHPKRLDRKELWDTSCKGKGYYAREELTAEMGASYLGNLCGIWENDLQENSSAYIQHWLGQLKNDKRLLVEAAGKAQKAVDYLTGKMT, translated from the coding sequence ATGAAGCGACAAAGAAAAAATTCCCGAAAAGATGTTTATGCGATCGTCAACGAAAGGATCATGGCCAGCCTTGAAAAGGGCATTGTCCCATGGAAACAGCCCTGGTCTGTTATGGGACTGCCCAAAAACTTCCATTCAGGCAAGGTCTACAAGGGCATCAACCTTTGGCTATTGCTCAGCTGTAACCATGCCTATCCGTATTACCTGACCTTCAAGCAGGCCGAAAGGCTGGGGGCGAAGATCAGGAAAGGGGCCAAATCTGTTCCGGTGGTGTACTGGAATGTTGTTTACCGGCATAAGGAAACCGGTAAAAAGCTCTCGGAAGAAGAAGCCAGAAAACTCCCCAAAGGACTGGTGGACAGGCGTGCCTTTCTGAAGTATTACAATGTATTCAATATCGAAGATACCGAAGGGGTGGAATGGGAAATGTCGGATGTAGAAAAGAAGGAACCTTTCCAGGCCATCAAGGCCTGTGAGGAGCTACTGGAAAATGTCCCGGACCTTCCCGAAATCAGGCATGGGGAGGCACAGGCCTATTACCATCCGGCAAAGGATTATATCAATATGCCCAAAAAGGAGCTGTTCAGAAGTGAAAGGCATTATTACCAGACCTTGTACCATGAAGCCGTCCACGGAACGGGCCATCCAAAAAGACTGGACCGAAAGGAGCTTTGGGATACCTCCTGTAAGGGAAAGGGCTACTATGCACGTGAAGAACTGACCGCAGAGATGGGCGCAAGCTACCTGGGCAACCTGTGCGGTATCTGGGAGAACGACCTTCAGGAGAATTCCTCTGCCTATATCCAGCATTGGCTTGGCCAGCTTAAAAACGACAAGCGGCTGTTGGTGGAAGCTGCCGGAAAGGCACAGAAAGCCGTGGATTACCTGACCGGGAAGATGACCTGA
- a CDS encoding DUF6922 domain-containing protein, which produces MKKTVNIATQFPKHLFWDMDPSKLSVYRDKSIIIPRALFATTRDSFEQDIQKLEDLYSKRDILDTLKKTKEHISNEVCKLVSVRYKVAPFFRYSL; this is translated from the coding sequence ATGAAAAAAACTGTAAACATAGCGACCCAATTCCCCAAGCACCTTTTCTGGGACATGGATCCAAGTAAGCTTTCCGTTTACAGGGACAAATCCATCATTATCCCCAGGGCTTTGTTTGCGACCACACGGGACAGTTTTGAACAGGATATCCAAAAACTCGAAGACCTTTATTCCAAAAGGGATATTTTGGACACCCTGAAAAAAACCAAGGAACACATCAGCAATGAGGTTTGCAAACTGGTTTCGGTGCGCTATAAGGTTGCCCCATTTTTCAGGTACTCCCTATGA
- a CDS encoding nucleotidyl transferase AbiEii/AbiGii toxin family protein, translating to MKAVSAELIDTIKELQELNSLKNFALAGGTNLALRFNHRESIDLDLFCPQIIGFKGFQKIREEVQKLYGDKVSSFMDPTNINDQFTFLRFFVQKNSMMVKVDVIQNMKAIDPIEELNGIRLYSIRDIGLFKLISASSRPAKKDIYDLYYITEHIPLVDLYSDLLKKHSTFNSNEDRNIFDLDKEKNAIDNPLLLLRFDGSYKVAKDKVMHSHDNIITMEEAQSWRMASIHWRMQLRRLCAHLGIQYPSPRH from the coding sequence ATGAAAGCAGTATCGGCTGAACTAATTGATACAATCAAGGAATTACAGGAACTTAACTCCCTCAAGAATTTTGCACTTGCCGGAGGGACCAATCTGGCATTGCGTTTCAACCACCGCGAATCCATTGACCTCGATTTGTTCTGCCCCCAAATCATCGGCTTTAAGGGATTTCAAAAGATCAGGGAAGAAGTCCAGAAATTATATGGGGACAAGGTTTCCAGTTTCATGGATCCCACCAACATCAATGACCAGTTTACCTTTCTGAGATTTTTTGTCCAGAAGAATTCCATGATGGTAAAGGTAGACGTGATCCAGAACATGAAGGCCATTGATCCCATTGAGGAATTGAATGGAATAAGGCTGTACTCTATCCGTGACATTGGGCTGTTCAAGTTGATCAGTGCCTCCAGCAGACCAGCCAAAAAGGACATTTATGACCTTTATTACATTACTGAACATATCCCCTTGGTTGATCTTTATAGTGATCTACTCAAAAAGCATTCAACCTTTAACAGCAATGAGGACAGGAACATCTTTGATCTTGACAAAGAAAAAAATGCCATTGACAACCCCTTGTTGTTATTGCGATTTGATGGTAGCTATAAAGTAGCTAAGGACAAAGTGATGCACTCCCATGACAATATCATCACAATGGAAGAGGCCCAATCATGGAGGATGGCCAGCATCCATTGGAGGATGCAGCTAAGAAGGCTCTGTGCCCATTTGGGCATCCAATACCCGTCTCCCCGCCATTGA